The genomic segment AGCAGGGCCGGGGCGACTATACTTCAGCCCCGAGGCGACGCTCAAGGCAACTCGAACAAAACCCCGGGGTTAGGTCCCCGCCGAGGTGGCGATGGAGAGGGTCGGAAACGCGGTCGTCGTGGTGCTGTCGACCGCCCCGGACGTGGCGACGGCCCAAAGGCTCGCAAACGCCCTCGTCGAGCGGCGGCTGGCCGCGTGCGTCCAGGTGATTCCCGGGATCCTCTCGACCTACCGGTGGAAGGGCGACGTGCAGCGCGACGACGAGGTCCTGCTCCTCGTCAAGACGACGCGGGCGGGGGCCGAGGCGGTGCAAGGCGCGATCGCGCAGCTCCACCCGTACGAGGTCCCCGAAGTCGTCGTGCTCCCGGTCGAAGGGGGCGGCGATGCCTACCTGCGCTGGGTCGCGGAGAACGTCGGCGGCTAGAGCGCCTTCAGCGCCTGCCCGAGGTCCTTCCTGAGGTCCTCGACGTCCTCGAGCCCGACGCTGATGCGCACGAGGCCGTCGGTCACTCCGATCCTCCTCCGCTGCGCCTTCGGCACCGAGCCGTGGGTCATCGAGGCCGGGTGCGAGATCAGCGTCTCGACCCCGCCGAGGCTCTCCGCCAGGGCGCACAGCTCGACCTTCTTGAGGAACCGCTTCGCGCGGGCGAGCGACCCGAGATCGAACGAGATCATGCCGCCGAACCCCGACATCTGACGGCGCGCGAGGGCGTGCTGCGGGTGGCTCTTGAGCCCCGGATAGATCACCCGGACGATCCCCCGCTTCGCATCGAGCCAGCGCGCGAGCTCCCCGGCGGTGCGCGCGTGGCGCTCCATCCGCACCGGAAGCGTCTTGATGCCGCGCAGGATCAGGAACGACTCCATCGGCGAGAGGATCGAGCCGATGGTCTTCTGCAGCCACGCCATCCGGTCGGCATCCTCGCGCCGCGTGAGCACGGCGACCCCGCCCAGGCTGTCGCTGTGACCGTTGAGGTACTTCGTCGTCGAGTGGATCACGATGTCCGCGCCGAGGGCGATCGGCTGCTGGAAGTAGGGGCTCATGAAGGTGTTGTCGACGACGAAGCGGAGCTTTCGCGCCTTCGCGATCTTCGCCGCGCCGGCGAGGTCGGTGAGCCCGAGCACCGGGTTCGTCGGCGTCTCGACGAACAGCATCCGCGTCGAGGGCTTGATCGCCCCTTCGATCGCGGCGAGGTCGGAGGTGTCGACCCAGGAGAAGTCGAGGCCGAACTGCCGGAGCAGCCCCTCGAACAGGCGGTAGGTCCCGCCGTAGACGTTGCGCGAGACGACCACGTGATCCCCGGACTCGAGCAGCGACAACACCGCGTGCGTCGCCGCGACCCCCGAAGCGAAGCAGCGCGCTTCCAGCCCCCCCTCGAGGGCGGCGAGGTTGCGCTCGAGGGCGGAGCGCGTCGGGTTGATCACGCGGCCGTAGTCGTACGGCCACCCCTCGCCGAGGCCGGGCTGCCGGTAGGTCGAGGTGAAGTAGACCGGCTGCATCACCGCGCCGGTCGTCGGGTCGGGGATCTGTCCGGCGTGGATCGCCTGGGTCGCGAAGCCGGGTTTGCCGCGTCTCGGGGGTGCCATGGATCGTCTCCTCCCGGAAGCCCCGGACGTTAGCACGCGCTCCATGGTGGTGCGGAGCGTGTTGCCGGGAGGCGACCGGCGGCGGACGCGAGGCGGACGCCCGCGGACTCCCAAGCGGACGCCTCGCCCGATTTCAAGGCTCTTTTCGCGGGCACGCCGGGTGCTTGCCTCGACCCCATGCGCTGGCCGATTCACAGGGTCGAGAAACAACGCCGCTTCGTGCCGCGGTTCTGCCCGCGGAAGGACTGCGCGCAGCACACGCTCCGCGAGGGGGAGACCTTTCGGTTCCAATACCACGGCTCGTACCGCCGCCGGGACGGCCGACGCGTCCCCCGCTACCGCTGCCTCGCCTGCGGGAGGACCTCGAGCAAGCAGGCCTTCGCCCTCTCGTACTTCCTGAAGCGACCGGAGCTCCTCGTTCCGATCTTCGCCGGGCTCCAGGCCGGCTCGTGCCATCGTCAGCTCGCGCGGTCGCTCGGCTGCGCCCCCTCGACCGTCACGCGACAGAGCGCAAGGCTCGGTCGTCACGCGCTCCTCCTCACCGCAAGCGCGCTCTCGGAATTGGGAGAGCTGAGCGAAGAGCTCGTCGCCGATCACTTCGAGACCTTCGTCGGAACCCAGGACTACCCCGTCGGAGTCGCCACCGTGGTCGGCAAGCAGTCCTGGTTCATCTACGCCCTCGACCCTGCGCCTCACGCTCGAGCCGGCACACGAACGCCCTTCCAGGAAGCCAAGCGACGTGCGCGGCCCCCGCAGCCGACGCGAGGCGGGTATGTCGGCTCGATGATCCGCATTCTCGATGCGTTGCTTCATTTCTTCCCGGACAAACGCTCGCTCTCGCTTCGCACCGACGGCCACGCGAGTTACCGACAGGTCGTGTCCAGCACGAAGTTCCGGAGCCGGGTCCGGCACGCCGCGTTCCCGAATCCGAAGCGAGGGCCCAAGGGCTCGCCGCGCAGCGCCTCGGCCATCGTCCGCGACCGCGCGATGTTCCCGGTCGACGCGCTCCACGGGCTGTTGCGCCACTCCGAGAGCCATCACCGGCGGGAGACGATCGCCTTCGGGCGTCGGACCAACGCGATCCTCGAGCGGCTGTACCTCGCCATCGCCTGGCGCAATTTCGTGAAGGGGGTCTCGGAGCGCCGACCCGATCCGACGACCCCCGCGATGCGGCTGGGATTGACGACCGAGCCGTGGACCTGGGCGCGCGTCCTGGCGCGACGGCTGTTCCCCGGCCGGGTCCGCGTCCCCGCGAGTTGGCTCGAGGTCTACCGCCGCGCCTGGATCACGCCGGGCATCCCGAACGCCGCGCACAAACTGGGGTTGGCGTACTGACCAAGCCGGTCGCGCCACCGCGTTGCGCGTGGACGCGACCGGAATGGCCGAAGAGCGGGGGCGTGGGCCCGGCTTCCAACACGCTCCGCACCACCATGCACGCGCTCAGGACTTGCCGCCCTGGTTCCCCTTGCCCTTGTTCTTGTCCTTCTTGCCCTGGCCTTGACCCTTCTGGGACTTGGCCTGATCGCCGCCCGAGCCGCCCTTGCCGTGCCGCTTCTTGTATTCGCCCGTCATCACGGAGCGCACGTCGCGGCCCGAGGAGCGCCACTGCATCGCCGTCTCGACCGGAACGCCGTAGTACTCGTGCGCCATGCGGACCGCGACGAGATTGCGCACGTCGGCGTCCTTCAGCACGATCGCGTGGCGGGGATCCTGCTTGTGTTTCTTCCAGTAGCCGTAGGCCTTCCCGTAAGGAGGGCCCGGGTCGCGCTGCACCGGAACGAAGAAGACGTCGGGCTGGACGTTGCAGCGGTTGGAGATCTCGAACCACCCGAGCCCCTGCCTGCGAAGCCCGAAGTAGAACTCGGGGCCCTTGCCGCAGTAGCGGTCGAGGTAGAGGGCGACGGAGAGATCGTCGGGGTTCGGGTAATACCGCCGACCCCAGTCCTCGATCACGCGCACGTCGCGGTCGAAGTACCGGGAGGAGATCGAGAAGAAGAGATTGGCGTCGTCGCCGACCGGGACGTTCGCGCCGAAGCTCACGTCGAGTCCCGCCCGGGCCGGAGCCGCGACGAGCGCGACGACGAAAATCGTAACCACGAGGAGTCGTTTCATGGAGTGGCCTCCTGCCCGGCCAAATCTAAACCGATCCCGCGACGGGGCAAGTTGGTAGCCTTGCCGCATGCGCATCCTCGCCGTCGGGGGCTTCGGTTCCGGATCCGGAAAAACCACGCTCGTCGCGCTTCTGCTCGCGCGGCTTCCCGGATGGGGGGCCCTGAAAACTTCTCCGGGAAAACACGGCCGGCCGCCGACCGGTCCCTGGACGCTCGAGACCGACGCCAGGGCCCTCCGCGCCGCGGGATCGGACACGGCGCGCATGATCGACGCGGGGGCCGCCCGCGTCGCGTGGCTGCGCAGTGCCGGAACACCCCCCCAGGATGCGCTCGACGCGGTGCGGAGGTGGAGCGCCGGCCTTCCCGGTCTCGTCGTCGAGGGTCTCAGGGCGGCCGAGGCGCTCGGAGCCGACCGGCTCTACCTCGTCGCGCGCGCCGGGTCGCGCGACCTGAAGCCCGCCGCGGTCGAGGCCGCGTCCCGCGCCGACGCGATCGTGGTGAACGGGACGGCCCCGCCCGCGGGACTCCCCTCCGGGCGAATCGTCGTCGCCGACCTCGCGAAGATACCCGGCCCCTCGCTCGAGGCCCTCCTCGAGGAGATCAGTGCGTGGTCTCGAAAGTGATCCGGAACGCCGAAGCGGTCGACAGGTGCTGGCGCACGTCGTCGAATCCGATGCTGTAGACCATCTGGCGACCGGCGCGCAGCGGGATGAGCTTCGTCCCCCCCGTGCCCGCGCCGACGAGGTTTCCCTCGCCGTCGACGACGGCGAGCGCGATCCCGATCTTCACCGATGCCTCGCCGAGGTTGGAGACCGTCACCTTCGCCTTGGGTTGCTCGAACAGCGGCGTCGGCTTGTCCCCCTGCGGCTCGGGAAGGACGAACTCGATCGAGTCGAACTTCGCCCCGTCACCCAGCTCGATGCCGACCTGCAACGGCTTGTTGGCCTTGAACTCGTAGCTCTTCGAGACGAAGCCGTCGGCACGCGCCGTCGAGGCGAGCGCGAGCACGGCGGCGAGGATCGTTCCCTTCTTCATGGTGCTACTCCCGGGGGCGGCGCCAGGATCCCGAGCGCCCTCCGCTTTTCTCGAGGAGGCAGACCTCCTCGACGGTGATGCCGCGGTCCGCGGCCTTGGCCATGTCGTAGAGGGCGAGCGCCGCGGCGGACGCCGCGACGAGCGCCTCCATCTCGACGCCGGTCGTCCAGCGGGCCGCCGCCTCGGCGGTGACGACCGCCTCCCGGCCCCGGGACTTCAGTTCGATGCGGACGTCGAGGTGGTCGAGCGGGATCGTGTGGCACAGCGGGATCCACTCGGCGGTGCGTTTGCCGGCCTGGATCCCCGCGAGGCGGGCGACCGCCAGGGCGTCCCCCTTGGCGAGGCGGTTCTCGCGCAGGAGCCGGAACGACGTCGCGCCGAACCGGACCCGGGCCCGGGCGACCGCGCGGCGCTCGGTCGCGCCCTTGGCGCCGACGTCGACCATGCGAGCCGCTCCCTGCGCATCCACGTGGGTCAGCCTGCCCATGGGAAGCATCCTACCCCAGCCGGTTGTAGACTCCCCGGCCACCTCAGGAGACGACCCCGTGAGCACCCTCGCCGCCCTCGAACCCCGCTCGCTCTGGGAACACTTCGACGCCCTCACGAAGATCCCCCGCCCCTCCGGCCGCGAGGCCGCCGCCGCCGCGTACGTCGAGTCGGTCGCCCGCCGCATCGGCGCGGAGATCCGCCGCGACGCCGTGGGCAACGTCGTCCTCTCGGTTCCCGCGAGTTCCGGGCGCGAGAAGGCCCCCGCCGTGATCCTCCAGGGCCACCTCGACATGGTCGCGGAGAAGAACAAGGGGGTCGAGCACGACTTCCTGAAGGACCCGATCCGCACGCGCGTCGAAGGCGAGTGGGTCGGGGCCGTCGGCACGACGCTCGGCGCCGACAACGGCATCGGCGTCGCCGCCGCCCTCGCGGCCGCGACCGACCCGGCGGTGTCGCACGGTCCCCTCGAGCTGCTCTTCACGATCGACGAGGAGCGCGGCCTCACGGGAGCGATCGGCCTCGACGCGTCGCTCCTGCGAGGGCGCACGCTGCTCAATCTCGACTCCGAGGAGGACGGCGCGATCTACGTCGGCTGCTCGGGGGGATGCGACTCGATCCTGCACTTCGACCCCCGCTGGACCGCGCCGACCCCCGGCCGCGCGCCGTTGCTCCTCGAGGTTCGCGGACTTCGCGGCGGGCACTCCGGCCTGAACATCCACGAGGGACGCGGGAACGCGCTCAAGCTCGTCGTGAGGATCCTCTTCTCGGCTCTGGAGGCCGGGGTCCGGTTCGATCTCGCGGCGATCCGGGGCGGATCGAAACACAACGCCATCCCCCGCGAGGCGGAGGCGATCCTCCACGTCGATCCGGCGGACCGGGCGAAGCTCGACGGCATCGTCGCCTGCATGCGCGAGGGGTTCGGCGTGGAGCTCGCCGGCGTCGACGACGGAGTCGAGGTGGCGGTTTCGGACGCACCGTCCGCCGCGCGGGTCGCCTCCGCCGAGGCGGCCGGGAGGCTCGTGCGGCTGCTGGCCGTGCTCCCGCACGGCGTGATCGCGATGAGCCGGGACCTTCCCGGCCTCGTCGAGACGTCGAACAATCTCGCGGTGG from the Candidatus Polarisedimenticolaceae bacterium genome contains:
- the cutA gene encoding divalent-cation tolerance protein CutA is translated as MERVGNAVVVVLSTAPDVATAQRLANALVERRLAACVQVIPGILSTYRWKGDVQRDDEVLLLVKTTRAGAEAVQGAIAQLHPYEVPEVVVLPVEGGGDAYLRWVAENVGG
- a CDS encoding PLP-dependent aspartate aminotransferase family protein, which translates into the protein MAPPRRGKPGFATQAIHAGQIPDPTTGAVMQPVYFTSTYRQPGLGEGWPYDYGRVINPTRSALERNLAALEGGLEARCFASGVAATHAVLSLLESGDHVVVSRNVYGGTYRLFEGLLRQFGLDFSWVDTSDLAAIEGAIKPSTRMLFVETPTNPVLGLTDLAGAAKIAKARKLRFVVDNTFMSPYFQQPIALGADIVIHSTTKYLNGHSDSLGGVAVLTRREDADRMAWLQKTIGSILSPMESFLILRGIKTLPVRMERHARTAGELARWLDAKRGIVRVIYPGLKSHPQHALARRQMSGFGGMISFDLGSLARAKRFLKKVELCALAESLGGVETLISHPASMTHGSVPKAQRRRIGVTDGLVRISVGLEDVEDLRKDLGQALKAL
- the moaC gene encoding cyclic pyranopterin monophosphate synthase MoaC codes for the protein MGRLTHVDAQGAARMVDVGAKGATERRAVARARVRFGATSFRLLRENRLAKGDALAVARLAGIQAGKRTAEWIPLCHTIPLDHLDVRIELKSRGREAVVTAEAAARWTTGVEMEALVAASAAALALYDMAKAADRGITVEEVCLLEKSGGRSGSWRRPRE
- a CDS encoding aminoacyl-histidine dipeptidase, producing MSTLAALEPRSLWEHFDALTKIPRPSGREAAAAAYVESVARRIGAEIRRDAVGNVVLSVPASSGREKAPAVILQGHLDMVAEKNKGVEHDFLKDPIRTRVEGEWVGAVGTTLGADNGIGVAAALAAATDPAVSHGPLELLFTIDEERGLTGAIGLDASLLRGRTLLNLDSEEDGAIYVGCSGGCDSILHFDPRWTAPTPGRAPLLLEVRGLRGGHSGLNIHEGRGNALKLVVRILFSALEAGVRFDLAAIRGGSKHNAIPREAEAILHVDPADRAKLDGIVACMREGFGVELAGVDDGVEVAVSDAPSAARVASAEAAGRLVRLLAVLPHGVIAMSRDLPGLVETSNNLAVAEIEGDLVRIVTSSRSSVAPSIRMVLDAIRCAGQLAGADVESRDGYPGWKPNLASPALGVVRDVYRRRWGREPEVKAIHAGLECGLLGEKVPGLDMVSFGPQIEGAHSPDERVHVASVDRFWGALKEVLDRMSA